The genomic interval AGAGAAATAAAAACTATGTCTGGATATGAGCGAGAGAAAAAAGGTAGAGCACTAATGGACATGAGATCTAGAAAAGCGGGTCAAAGCTTATCTGGAGAATATATATATCAATTTAGAAAAAACAACAGAAAACCACTTCCGGATATTCAAATAAAAATAGGAGATGAACTTTTAATAAGTCAGGGAAATCCCCTAGATAAGAGAAATTCTATGGGTACAGTTTATGAGGTATCATCATCGTATATATCACTGGCTTGTAGAGATATACTTAGGTTAAAGCCAAAGAGACCAATAAGGCTTGATTTGTACCTAAATGATATAGCGTACAAGAGAATGGAACAAGCTCTAAATTATGTTATGGACAATAGAAATAGCAGGGCAGCTAAACTAATTCGTGGAGAAATGAAAAACAAAAGATTAGAAAACATTGTAGATATTAAAGGAGAGCAATTAAATGAAAGTCAGATATTAGCTGTCAAATCAGCATTAGAGGTCAGTAGTCATCAATTGATACAAGGACCATCAGGTACTGGAAAGACTCATACTGCTGTGGAACTTATCAAAATGCTAAATGAGACAAATGATAGAATACTTGTAACAGCTCAGTCTAATGCGGCTGCAGATAATATTTTGAGAAAATTAGATAATAGCAATGTAAGTGTTATGAGAATAGGAAATCCAATAAGAGTAAATAAAGACCTTATAGATTTGACATTGGATTCAAAAATGTATAATCATAAAAAGCAAGTAGATATAGAAAAATGCTTTGAAAGAATAGAGATTTTGAAGTTAGAGCAGAAAAATCATCAAAAACCTGAAAGGCGATATACAAGAGGATTAGACCACAATCAGCTTTTAAATTTAGCAAATGAAAAGAGAACTACGAGAGGTATTCCAGCATCAATGATAATGGCAATGAAACCTTGGCTTGAGATTCAAATGGAGATCAATAACCTATTTGAGCAAATCAAAGAATTGAGATGTAAAGCTGAGAGGGAGATTTTTGATGAACACAAAATAATAGTTACGACCAATGTCACAGCTGGTGCAGATATTTTAGAAGGTGAATTGTTTGATGTATTGGTTATGGATGAAGCGGCTCAGGCCAATATACCTTCTAGTTTGATAGCAGTTCAAAAGGCAAAAAAATTAATATTAATAGGTGACTTTAAACAATTACCTCCTACCATATTAAGTCAAGAAGCTAAAACTATGGGATTAGATGTATCTCTGATGGAGCACATATACTTGACAAACAAAGATTCAAATCAAATGCTAAATCTACAATATAGAATGAATAAAGATATAAATGATTTGACGAGTGAATTATTTTATGAGGGAAAACTGAAATCAGATAAATCTGTAATGGATAGGATTTTGGTTGAAAATGAACCTACTATCGAGTGGATAAATATCGATTCAGAAGAAAAACTAATAGGTCAATCGCACGTAAATTGTGGTGAGGCAGAAGCTGTATTTGATCTTGTAAGTAGGCTCAGACAAATTGGAGTGGAAGGAAAAAATATTGCCATAATAACTCCATATAAAGCTCAGGTTAATTTCATAGAGGACAAGATAAATGATGAATCTATTGAAATTGATACAGTGGACTCATTTCAAGGGAGAGAAAAAGAAATCGTTATAATGAGCTTTGTAAGGCAAAATAAAAAAGGTCAGATGGGATTTTTAACTGATTATAGACGATTAAACGTATCTATATCTAGAGCTAAAACCCATCTATACCTTATTGGAAATAAAAATCATTTAAGTAAAGACTCGGTTTATAAAAGACTTATAGATAGAGTCGAAAAATTATAGACATTTGTTGAAATACTTTTTATTGTATCTCCTAAGAGCATAAGCAACACCCTGATGGTCATTATAAAGTGTTTCAACTTTACATTTTGATTTTACTTTTTCATCGGCATTTCCCATAGCTATTGAATAATTGGCTTTTTCAAACATGGGAATGTCATTGTAATTATCGCCAATAGCCGCAGTATCACACATAGAAATATTTAGATAATTTGCCAAAGATTCTAGAGCAGTACCTTTAGAAGATTTTATATTAGCAAGTTCAAAATTTTGTTCTAGCGATGATATGATAGATACATCGGATTTTAGATGTTCAAGGGCGCTTATGCCCTTTTTTCTTTTGTCTTCGAAAAATGAAAAAACTAATATTCCAAGGAAATCATCACGCTCATCTATTATTTCGCTATAGGAATCTATGAATTTGAAACCATGCTGTCCAAATTGATTTTTTAATATATGATCGTAGTGTGATTCATCAACTTCACGATGCGAAACTAGGAAGTCTACAAGTTCACTTCTAAGCAATTCTCTACCATAAGAAGGTGTGAATATGGCTTCATTTGTAAATACTTCATAGTAGTAGTTTTCAGACTCTAGCCAAGATAAAACCTCTGAAACTATATTTTGGGGTATACTGGTTTGGGCTATTCTTTGACCAGTTTTTATATGAGTACTAGCACCATTATCACTTATTATATGTGTATGAAGACCTGCCTTATCACAGATATTTAAAGCATCAAAATAGGCTCTACCAGTTGCTATCGTTATTTCTACACCTTGATTTTGTAGTTCCTGTATGGCAAGGACATTTTCTTTATCTATTGTACCTGTTGAATGGTTCAATAAAGTACCATCTAAATCTATTGCTATTAATTTCATAATTCATAAACTCCCTTCTTATGCAATTAAAATTTTTATATCATTATTTTTTAATGCCTCTAGTAATTTTCCAGTAGGCATTTGATCTGTAACCAAAATATCTATTTGATTGAGCGATGCAAATGAGAAAAACTCTTTTTTATTAAATTTTGTATGATCGCAAAGTAAAATAACTTGATTTGATCGTTCTATCATTTTCTTCATCACGTGTCCATCGTCTTCGTGAGCTATAGATAGTCCTCGTGGAGATATACCACAAACGCCGATAAAACAAATATCAGCAGTGTAATTATTTAGCATGTCTATTGTAGTTTGTCCATATAGGTATTTGTGATCGGAATTTAACCGCCCACCTAACAGATAAATAGATAAATCTGGATTATTTGACAGTATATCTGCTTGGTTTATAGAGTTTGTTATTATATTACATCCTCTAGCTGATATATTTTCTGCACAAAACTGGACTGTAGTAGATGTATCTAATATCAGAGTGTCACCATCATTTATGAGATTTGCAGCTAGTCGTCCAATATCTTTTTTTTCTTCTGAAACTTCTAACAAACGATCACGGTAGGTTTTCACAAAGTGATTTGGTTTTGGCAACATTGCACCACCACGAGTTCTATGGATTAGTTTTTTTTCTTCAAGAGAAACTAAATCGCGCCTAGCTGTATCTCTAGAAACTTCACATATTTTACAAATTGTTTCTATATTGATTTGCTTATGTTCACGAAGATATTCTAGAATTATTTCAAAACGTTTTTCACGACACATGGAAAATCTCCTTTCAAACTATATTATAGATATATTATAAGGGGAAATAAGTAATAAATCAATATAAATAAGTTTTATTAAGTTTTTTTAAGTAAAAATAAGGCGTGTGATTAGTCGAAAAGCATTTTTTATGGGAAGTGTGTGAAAAATGTGTTAAAATAAAATCAAAACAGAAGAGGATGTGAAAAAATTGAAAAAAATAGTAGCAGTGGCTTGTTTTTTATTGGCAATTGGAGGTTCGAGTGTTCAAGCAGAAGATCAAAGCATAGGACTTATGATAAATGAAGACAGTATAAAACTTACGAAAGAGCTTGTGATAAACGAAGATAAAACATATATATCTACTAGGCAATTTGCCGAACTCATGGGCTATGATGTAGAGTGGAAGGACGAGACAAAAGAAATTATTTTCAAAAATGAAAAGGCCGAACTCATAATAAGTACTAGTGAACCTAAAGTCATTTACAATGGTTTTGAAATAGAAGTTGATGATATGCCTTTATTAGAAGCGGAAGGAAGTTTTTTG from Tissierellales bacterium carries:
- a CDS encoding IGHMBP2 family helicase, which encodes MKKDWKEGLKKLKKALNFEREEEKERHEREIKTMSGYEREKKGRALMDMRSRKAGQSLSGEYIYQFRKNNRKPLPDIQIKIGDELLISQGNPLDKRNSMGTVYEVSSSYISLACRDILRLKPKRPIRLDLYLNDIAYKRMEQALNYVMDNRNSRAAKLIRGEMKNKRLENIVDIKGEQLNESQILAVKSALEVSSHQLIQGPSGTGKTHTAVELIKMLNETNDRILVTAQSNAAADNILRKLDNSNVSVMRIGNPIRVNKDLIDLTLDSKMYNHKKQVDIEKCFERIEILKLEQKNHQKPERRYTRGLDHNQLLNLANEKRTTRGIPASMIMAMKPWLEIQMEINNLFEQIKELRCKAEREIFDEHKIIVTTNVTAGADILEGELFDVLVMDEAAQANIPSSLIAVQKAKKLILIGDFKQLPPTILSQEAKTMGLDVSLMEHIYLTNKDSNQMLNLQYRMNKDINDLTSELFYEGKLKSDKSVMDRILVENEPTIEWINIDSEEKLIGQSHVNCGEAEAVFDLVSRLRQIGVEGKNIAIITPYKAQVNFIEDKINDESIEIDTVDSFQGREKEIVIMSFVRQNKKGQMGFLTDYRRLNVSISRAKTHLYLIGNKNHLSKDSVYKRLIDRVEKL
- a CDS encoding Cof-type HAD-IIB family hydrolase, which gives rise to MKLIAIDLDGTLLNHSTGTIDKENVLAIQELQNQGVEITIATGRAYFDALNICDKAGLHTHIISDNGASTHIKTGQRIAQTSIPQNIVSEVLSWLESENYYYEVFTNEAIFTPSYGRELLRSELVDFLVSHREVDESHYDHILKNQFGQHGFKFIDSYSEIIDERDDFLGILVFSFFEDKRKKGISALEHLKSDVSIISSLEQNFELANIKSSKGTALESLANYLNISMCDTAAIGDNYNDIPMFEKANYSIAMGNADEKVKSKCKVETLYNDHQGVAYALRRYNKKYFNKCL
- a CDS encoding DeoR/GlpR family DNA-binding transcription regulator, whose product is MCREKRFEIILEYLREHKQINIETICKICEVSRDTARRDLVSLEEKKLIHRTRGGAMLPKPNHFVKTYRDRLLEVSEEKKDIGRLAANLINDGDTLILDTSTTVQFCAENISARGCNIITNSINQADILSNNPDLSIYLLGGRLNSDHKYLYGQTTIDMLNNYTADICFIGVCGISPRGLSIAHEDDGHVMKKMIERSNQVILLCDHTKFNKKEFFSFASLNQIDILVTDQMPTGKLLEALKNNDIKILIA